A single genomic interval of Macadamia integrifolia cultivar HAES 741 chromosome 6, SCU_Mint_v3, whole genome shotgun sequence harbors:
- the LOC122080766 gene encoding miraculin-like, with translation MQTRFLISSLLVLALTLQSQAISHSHSHSHAVLDTDGNELKAGQPYYLVSAARAGSGGGVALDRRHSSQSSMVKQHSTNTNFGSPVSLSPASDSQDDMIIRKDSFFESAVERMFLGNTPSPSQERTINEATDLNIRFSEMPVVWQVQESHESSSKSHTRYVTIGGQPGHPGSSTVRNWFKINRISSSSPEYRIAYCPSVCKSCPVECGNIGIMEQNGKRWLTLTQSREFPFMFVKANRS, from the coding sequence ATGCAAACCAGATTTCTGATTTCCTCATTGTTGGTTTTGGCCTTAACTCTTCAGTCACAGGCCATttcccattcccattcccatAGCCATGCAGTGCTTGATACTGATGGCAATGAGCTCAAAGCTGGGCAGCCATACTACCTTGTCTCAGCTGCCAGAGCAGGCAGTGGAGGTGGTGTGGCACTTGACAGAAGACACAGTTCTCAATCGTCCATGGTGAAGCAGCATTCTACCAATACCAACTTTGGTTCACCtgtgtctctctctccagcATCAGATTCACAAGATGATATGATTATCAGAAAAGATTCATTCTTTGAGTCTGCAGTAGAGAGGATGTTCCTTGGAAACACCCCATCACCTTCTCAAGAGAGAACCATCAATGAAGCAACTGATTTAAACATTAGATTTTCAGAGATGCCTGTGGTTTGGCAAGTTCAAGAATCACATGAGTCATCATCCAAGAGTCACACGAGGTATGTAACAATCGGAGGCCAACCAGGCCACCCTGGCTCCTCAACAGTGAGAAACTGGTTCAAGATCAATCGGATCAGCAGCTCCAGCCCTGAGTACAGGATTGCATACTGCCCAAGTGTGTGCAAGTCATGTCCTGTTGAATGTGGGAATATCGGTATTATGGAACAGAATGGGAAGAGATGGCTGACTCTAACTCAGAGCAGAGAGTTTCCTTTCATGTTTGTAAAGGCAAACCGTAGTTAA
- the LOC122081078 gene encoding B3 domain-containing protein Os06g0112300-like isoform X1 produces the protein MENNNINSTKKKKEEDNNIKRISFARRLGSFSVVVQRGYEASTSLFLLICVIRFLFSFSSSLLVWVEELGMADHYEDSGKKIALSSGQGYDKGKIREKLQSQGSNAKHHATEPEDQPLLKPTNDVVHDDEHMPLSGNPYFHCIITKSNIKSLFQLVIPAKLHSLLPSVIVPVVLSFQNKCWKMKYYGDRNLKRFDPSWRNFAVDNDLKVGDACVFDLMTNTREFIKFRVQILRGDIPNEFLRSVSGESLEMPISLD, from the exons atggaaaataataatataaattcaaccaaaaaaaaaaaagaagaagataataatataaaaagaatAAGTTTTGCTCGCAGGTTGGGCAGCTTTAGCG TAGTTGTCCAAAGGGGTTATGAAGCAAGTacttctctcttccttctcatcTGTGTTATTagatttctcttctccttttcttcttctcttctcgtCTGGGTTGAAGAGCTAGGAATG GCTGATCACTATGAAGATTCTGGGAAAAAAATTGCTCTTTCCTCTGGACAAGGATATGATAAAG GTAAAATAAGGGAGAAACTGCAATCCCAAGGCTCTAATGCAAAGCACCATGCAACTGAGCCAGAGGACCAACCTCTGTTGAAACCTACCAATGATGTGGTCCATGATGATGAACATATGCCGCTCTCAGGGAACCCTTACTTTCATTGCATTATCACGAAATCAAATATCAAATCCCTTTTTCAGTTG GTCATTCCAGCCAAACTACATTCATTGCTTCCATCAGTCATTGTTCCTGTGGTTCTTAGTTTCCAGAACAAGTGCTGGAAGATGAAATATTATGGAGATCGTAACTTGAAACGCTTTGATCCCAGCTGGAGAAATTTTGCAGTCGACAATGATTTGAAGGTTGGAGATGCCTGTGTTTTTGATCTCATGACGAACACACGTGAGTTTATCAAGTTCAGAGTGCAGATTCTGAGAGGTGATATCCCAAATGAATTCCTCCGCAGTGTCAGTGGTGAGAGTTTGGAGATGCCTATTTCACTCGATTAG
- the LOC122081078 gene encoding B3 domain-containing protein Os04g0386900-like isoform X2 codes for MGIGEHMQSQKWKKCSPKFSRLQIMHRSMPNHKADHYEDSGKKIALSSGQGYDKGKIREKLQSQGSNAKHHATEPEDQPLLKPTNDVVHDDEHMPLSGNPYFHCIITKSNIKSLFQLVIPAKLHSLLPSVIVPVVLSFQNKCWKMKYYGDRNLKRFDPSWRNFAVDNDLKVGDACVFDLMTNTREFIKFRVQILRGDIPNEFLRSVSGESLEMPISLD; via the exons ATGGGAATAGGAGAACATATGCAATCacaaaaatggaagaaatgtAGTCCCAAATTTTCAAGATTGCAGATCATGCACAGATCCATGCCAAACCACAAG GCTGATCACTATGAAGATTCTGGGAAAAAAATTGCTCTTTCCTCTGGACAAGGATATGATAAAG GTAAAATAAGGGAGAAACTGCAATCCCAAGGCTCTAATGCAAAGCACCATGCAACTGAGCCAGAGGACCAACCTCTGTTGAAACCTACCAATGATGTGGTCCATGATGATGAACATATGCCGCTCTCAGGGAACCCTTACTTTCATTGCATTATCACGAAATCAAATATCAAATCCCTTTTTCAGTTG GTCATTCCAGCCAAACTACATTCATTGCTTCCATCAGTCATTGTTCCTGTGGTTCTTAGTTTCCAGAACAAGTGCTGGAAGATGAAATATTATGGAGATCGTAACTTGAAACGCTTTGATCCCAGCTGGAGAAATTTTGCAGTCGACAATGATTTGAAGGTTGGAGATGCCTGTGTTTTTGATCTCATGACGAACACACGTGAGTTTATCAAGTTCAGAGTGCAGATTCTGAGAGGTGATATCCCAAATGAATTCCTCCGCAGTGTCAGTGGTGAGAGTTTGGAGATGCCTATTTCACTCGATTAG
- the LOC122082653 gene encoding B3 domain-containing protein Os04g0386900-like isoform X2 — translation MGSSLSEMTIPNKMQPFLPPETVPVVLTFRNKDWEMNYYGDHSLKCFDPRWKIFATDNDLKIGDGCVFDLMENSGKILKFMVQILRGDIPDEFLNRVNGESSETPIIID, via the exons ATGGGCAGTTCACTCAGTGAAATG ACAATTCCAAACAAAATGCAGCCGTTTCTTCCACCAGAAACTGTTCCTGTGGTTCTTACTTTCCGGAACAAGGACTGGGAGATGAATTATTATGGAGATCATAGCCTCAAATGTTTTGATCCGCGCTGGAAAATTTTTGCAACTGACAATGATTTGAAGATTGGAGATGGGTGTGTGTTTGATCTTATGGAGAACAGTGGTAAGATTCTCAAGTTCATGGTGCAAATTCTCAGAGGTGACATCCCAGATGAATTCCTCAACAGGGTCAATGGTGAGAGTTCGGAGACACCTATTATAATCGACTAG
- the LOC122082653 gene encoding B3 domain-containing protein Os04g0386900-like isoform X1 has translation MTEPQAPPQLKPTNNVVHDDGFFPLSGNPYFHCIVSKSNVKPKFQMTIPNKMQPFLPPETVPVVLTFRNKDWEMNYYGDHSLKCFDPRWKIFATDNDLKIGDGCVFDLMENSGKILKFMVQILRGDIPDEFLNRVNGESSETPIIID, from the exons ATGACTGAACCACAGGCCCCGCCCCAGTTGAAGCCTACTAATAATGTGGTCCATGACGATGGATTTTTTCCACTCTCTGGAAACCCTTACTTCCATTGCATTGTTTCGAAATCCAATGTCAAACCCAAATTTCAGATG ACAATTCCAAACAAAATGCAGCCGTTTCTTCCACCAGAAACTGTTCCTGTGGTTCTTACTTTCCGGAACAAGGACTGGGAGATGAATTATTATGGAGATCATAGCCTCAAATGTTTTGATCCGCGCTGGAAAATTTTTGCAACTGACAATGATTTGAAGATTGGAGATGGGTGTGTGTTTGATCTTATGGAGAACAGTGGTAAGATTCTCAAGTTCATGGTGCAAATTCTCAGAGGTGACATCCCAGATGAATTCCTCAACAGGGTCAATGGTGAGAGTTCGGAGACACCTATTATAATCGACTAG
- the LOC122082653 gene encoding B3 domain-containing protein Os04g0386900-like isoform X3 — protein MEVIKTIPNKMQPFLPPETVPVVLTFRNKDWEMNYYGDHSLKCFDPRWKIFATDNDLKIGDGCVFDLMENSGKILKFMVQILRGDIPDEFLNRVNGESSETPIIID, from the exons ATGGAAGTGATAAAG ACAATTCCAAACAAAATGCAGCCGTTTCTTCCACCAGAAACTGTTCCTGTGGTTCTTACTTTCCGGAACAAGGACTGGGAGATGAATTATTATGGAGATCATAGCCTCAAATGTTTTGATCCGCGCTGGAAAATTTTTGCAACTGACAATGATTTGAAGATTGGAGATGGGTGTGTGTTTGATCTTATGGAGAACAGTGGTAAGATTCTCAAGTTCATGGTGCAAATTCTCAGAGGTGACATCCCAGATGAATTCCTCAACAGGGTCAATGGTGAGAGTTCGGAGACACCTATTATAATCGACTAG